A single genomic interval of Centropristis striata isolate RG_2023a ecotype Rhode Island chromosome 8, C.striata_1.0, whole genome shotgun sequence harbors:
- the dop1a gene encoding protein dopey-1 isoform X2, translating to MNAEEVELLSDSKYRNYVAAVDKALKNFEYSSEWADLISALGKLNKVLQNNAKYQVVPKKLTIGKRLAQCLHPALPSGVHRKALETYEIIFKIIGPKRLAKDLFLYSSGLFPLLSNAAMSVKPVLLGLYETYYLPLGKTLKPGLQGLLTGVLPGLEEGSEYYDRTNTLLEKVAAAVEQSAFYSALWGSILTSPAVRLPGVSFVLLHLNRKLSMEDQLYVMGSDIELMVEAVSTSVQDSSVLVQRSTLDLILFCFPFHMSQATRPDMIRILSAALHVVLRRDMSLNRRLYAWLLGPRSTRQSNPEEHASHYFNTFSKDMLVQAMVGILQGKARGGEEETILMHDLKPFRILISLLDKPELGPAILEDVLIEVFRTLHTQCRTELDLQNQSPFSKDHTHLSSKLRENKKTAELIKTANLLFNSFEPYYMWDYIARWFEECCRRTVNSSTRAPRHAGSLDPPELSLVEFCQLVDFLLDIVSLPTRSMRVICQETYIEIQTEHLPQLLLRMVAALTCHLQALGLGELTHCLRLCSKILSKVQPPLVSPLALPSGPQAQGRSNVTGNRSAKDRSRDKEDKRVLSEVPGNGEVFEDGENPPSSRSSESGFTDFVQYQGDGPEETERSSHTHPALKTGRRSSGPSQNKPLDKPVMQCCLEHFQQFLSRLITLYITPGQMDKAEAERGEVMQSGLLVPQGSQPSNHMESCFGSGLAQRECVAAFTAACQLFLECSSFPVYIAEGNLKSSPAQEEQFDSEQVRLPAWLQTLMDACCLASDFSLQGVAISLLMDLVGLTQSVAMVTAESVASASSSESSQPMSPSQGRVAVVIRPPLTQGILKYIADKTNFFKSVALILWDQLSEGTPQHHQRSVELFYQLHNLVPSSSICEDVISQQLMHRDKRIQLEAHVKFSVLWHLTRDLNITKSSPFNRTFDRSLFIMLDSLSYWDPCTSAVGRAWLNQVLQRHDIARVLEPLLLLLLHPKTHRVSIQRVQAQRHWAQVFPEPPEQESIYNRDCGFSDNFNQIQGDRVAQEELRGLVMGDMEPFCLTVNPLSDSLSLLSLSSENLHLAGEYQPADQQGELQSSESSGSHSSTVENGSFEEPENVSSTINGSDQQPDDLSEDSIEEAVSSVIKELIDRVLSLVDEGSLEVSSQPENWPQTDTDSTSSDTSTGLRIDSGPPPGSNHQTLPEMLAGGTLEFLSVTRADLSAEEDHREGITRHSSSPSIVTLPDSSDPATPDHNLRVDDPQARKRSHSSTQLSLKGKIMERLADKSPGAKPKIKKSKRKEEERQRKIANQAEKLRPPSIFFGDSLDLENWYSCGEGEVSEIESDTGSPSGGSTGTVGGVSVTGRRSSSAPPRFNIHPLYQHVLLYLQLYDSSRALHALSAIAAMLRAAPSGFVSAISTTSINNTYTPQLSLLQNLLARHRVSVMGKDFYCPIPQDSHSHSFRSAMYLEIIISLCLYFLRSYYSAHLAAGSQDLAGNRAMQLTSVEVLTLLFSELAKATGSSAKGFACFISDVLSKCKVQKVVLHCLLSSIFSAQKWHEQRVAGVNVATVEEGLSEDSVINLSEDQIDSCSAVQSQLLRLLQSLVVLEHRVLVPADEGGEGGPVGGGAGGGGTGGGSGAGFEILGGEVEHVNPQQPMTSLQYLHGQPITAQGMFLCAVIRALHQHHACKMHPQWIGLITATLPYMGRVLRRVVASVTLQLCRNLDNLLQQYRYETGITENRPQWMALCIPPDLILTVLEGVTAIIHYCLLDPTSQYHQLQVSVDQKHLAEARSGILSILHTIMSSVTLLWSVLHQADNSDRPAAASAASTSNINLGSTKNLRQQILELLGPISMNHGAHFMAAIAYVWNERKQIKTPVRNKVIPVASEEQLLLVELVRSVSAMRTETVMQTVKEVLKQPPAIAKDKKHLSLEVCMLQFFYAYVQRIPVSSLVDSWPSLLALLKDSVPLGLPAPGQFLILGVLNEFILKNPNLESKKDQRELQDVTHKVVEAIGTIAGSSLEQTTWLRRNLEVKASPQIVVDGTNLEADVEDLMLTVMEASSFTPSVYSVHALTLLAEVLAHLLDMVFYSDEKERVIPLLVNIMHYVVPYLRNHSAHNAPSYRACIQLLSSLSGYQYTRRAWKKEAFDLFMDHTFFQMDSSCVSHWRAIIDHLMTHDKTTFRDLMTRVAVAQSSSLSLFTNRDAELEQRAMLLKRLAFTIYSSEVDQYQKYLPDIQERLVESLRLPQVPILHAQVFLFFRVLLLRMSPQHLTSLWPTMITELVQVFLLMEQELTADEDISRTSGPSVAGLETTYSGGNGFSTSYNSQRWLNLYLSACKLLDLALALPPESLPQFQMYRWAFIPEASDDSGLEVRRQGTHQREFKPYVVRLAKLLRKRAKKNPEEDCSTRTLSWEPGHLMLTLYVIRSMEQLLPFFNLLSQVFSSKASSRTGPAFTHNPADASFPSSKEGHKLESQKVFWSRARQNIEEMVEKDFLEGLIKT from the exons atgaatgcagaggaagtgGAGCTGCTCAGTGACTCCAAGTACAGGAACTATGTGGCAGCAGTGGACAAAGCCCTCAAGAACTTTGAGTACTCCAGTGAGTGGGCAGACCTCATCTCTGCACTGGGCAAACTCAACAAG GTTTTGCAGAACAATGCAAAATACCAAGTGGTTCCTAAGAAGCTGACAATAGGCAAACGGCTGGCCCAATGCCTCCACCCTGCCCTACCCAGTGGGGTCCATCGCAAGGCCTTGGAGACTTACGAGATCATTTTCAAGATCATTGGACCCAAGAGGCTGGCCAAAGACCTCTTTCTTTACAG CTCTGGGCTCTTCCCTTTACTCTCCAATGCTGCTATGTCTGTGAAGCCTGTGCTGCTGGGGCTCTATGAGACCTACTATTTGCCCCTGGGAAAGACTCTGAAACCAGGCCTGCAAGGACTACTGACTGGGGTACTGCCTGGTCTGGAGGAGGGCTCTGAGTATTATGACAG AACCAACACCCTGTTGGAGAAGGTGGCTGCAGCAGTAGAGCAGTCGGCATTCTACAGTGCCTTGTGGGGCAGCATCCTGACCAGCCCTGCCGTGCGTCTCCCTGGGGTGTCCTTTGTTCTGCTGCACCTCAATCGCAAACTCTCCATGGAGGACCAGCTATATGTCATGGGCAGTGACATCGAGCTCATG GTGGAGGCGGTTAGTACCTCAGTCCAGGACTCAAGCGTGTTAGTGCAGAGGAGCACCCTGGACCTGATCCTCTTCTGCTTCCCCTTCCATATGAGCCAG GCGACCCGCCCGGACATGATCCGGATCCTGTCAGCAGCTTTGCATGTGGTTTTGAGAAGAGACATGTCCCTCAACCGCAGACTGTACGCCTGGCTGCTGG GCCCCCGCAGCACTCGGCAGAGCAACCCAGAGGAGCACGCCAGCCACTACTTCAACACCTTCTCTAAAGACATGCTAGTTCAG gcaATGGTGGGGATCTTGCAGGGCAAAGCCCGAGGTGGGGAAGAGGAGACCATCCTTATGCACGACCTCAAGCCATTTCGCATCCTCATCAGCCTGCTGGACAAACCCGAGCTTG GTCCAGCGATCCTAGAGGATGTTCTGATCGAGGTGTTTCGGACTCTACACACACAGTGCCGAACAGAGCTGGATCTCCAAAACCAGAGTCCATTCAGTAAAGACCACACACACCTCAGCAG TAAACTACGAGAGAACAAGAAGACGGCAGAACTGATTAAAACAGCCAATCTCCTGTTCAACTCGTTTGAGCCGTACTACATGTGGGACTACATCGCTCGTTGGTTTGAGGAGTGCTGCAG GAgaacagtaaacagcagcacACGTGCACCACGGCATGCTGGGAGCTTAGATCCTCCAGAGCTGTCACTGGTGGAGTTCTGTCAGCTGGTAGATTTCCTGCTGGATATTGTTTCCTTG CCTACTAGAAGCATGAGGGTAATCTGCCAG GAGACCTACATAGAGATCCAGACAGAGCATCttcctcagctgctgctgcgCATGGTGGCGGCGCTCACCTGTCACCTTCAGGCCCTGGGCCTCGGGGAGCTCACCCACTGCCTTCGTCTGTGCTCCAAGATCCTCAGCAAAGTGCAGCCGCCGCTGGTGTCCCCTCTGGCCCTGCCATCGGGCCCCCAGGCTCAGGGCCGCTCCAACGTCACAGGCAATCGCTCAGCAAAGGATAGGAGCAGAGACAAGGAGGATAAGCGG GTGTTGTCAGAGGTTCCTGGCAATGGGGAGGTGTTTGAGGATGGGGAAAACCCTCCCAGCAGTCGTTCCTCTGAAAGTGGCTTCACAGACTTTGTCCAGTACCAGGGCGATGGCCCAGAGGAGACCGAGCGAAGCTCCCATACTCATCCGGCTCTCAAAACAGGCCGTCGCTCCTCTGGCCCATCTCAGAACAAGCCCCTGGACAAACCAGTCATGCAGTGCTGCCTGGAGCACTTCCAGCAGTTTCTCTCCAGACTCATCACCTTGTATATTACCCCTGGGCAGATGGACAAAGCCGAAGCTGAAAGAGGCGAGGTTATGCAGTCAGGGTTGCTGGTTCCACAGGGCTCCCAGCCCAGTAATCATATGGAGTCATGCTTCGGATCGGGGTTGGCCCAGAGAGAGTGTGTTGCTGCCTTCACTGCTGCCTGCCAGCTCTTCCTAGAATGCTCCAGTTTTCCTGTCTATATTGCAGAGGGCAACCTCAAGTCCTCACCGGCACAAGAAGAGCAGTTTG ACAGTGAGCAGGTCCGTCTACCAGCGTGGCTGCAGACCCTCATGGATGCCTGCTGCTTGGCTAGTGACTTCAGCCTGCAGGGCGTGGCCATCTCCCTGCTCATGGATCTCGTGGGACTCACCCAGTCAGTTGCCATGGTGACCGCAGAGAGCGTGGCATCTGCTAGCAGTTCCGAGTCCAGCCAGCCCATGAGCCCCAGCCAGGGCCGAGTAGCTGTCGTCATCAGACCACCACTCACTCAGGGAATCCTAAAGTACATCGCTGACAAGACAAACTTCTTCAAG AGTGTGGCTCTGATTCTATGGGACCAGTTGAGTGAAGGAACACCTCAGCACCATCAACGCAGCGTAGAGCTCTTTTACCAGCTCCACAACCTGGTGCCTTCTTCCAGCATCTGTGAGGATGTCATCAGCCAGCAACTCATGCACAGAGACAAG AGAATTCAGCTGGAGGCTCACGTGAAGTTCTCTGTGCTGTGGCATTTGACACGAGATTTGAACATCACCAAATCCTCTCCTTTTAATCGCACATTTGACAG ATCTCTTTTCATCATGCTCGACAGTCTGAGTTATTGGGATCCGTGTACTAGCGCTGTTGGTCGGGCTTGGCTGAATCAGGTCCTTCAGAGACATGACATTGCTCGGGTTTTagagcctctcctcctccttctgcttcACCCCAAGACTCACCGAGTGTCCATTCAGAGGGTACAGGCCCAGCGACACTGGGCCCAGGTCTTCCCTGAGCCGCCTGAACAGGAGTCCATTTACAACAGGGACTGTGGGTTCTCAGACA ACTTCAATCAGATCCAAGGGGACAGGGTGGCACAAGAGGAGCTCCGAGGTCTGGTGATGGGTGACATGGAGCCATTCTGTCTGACTGTCAACCCTTTGAGTGACAGCCTGTCCTTACTGAGCCTGAGCAGTGAGAATTTGCATCTAGCTGGTGAATACCAGCCTGCTGACCAACAGGGGGAGCTTCAGAGCTCTGAGTCCAGTGGTTCTCATTCATCTACAGTGGAAAATGGCAGCTTTGAGGAACCAGAGAATGTCAGCAGCACAATCAATGGTTCAGACCAACAGCCAGACGACTTGTCTGAGGACTCGATAGAGGAAGCTGTGTCCTCTGTAATAAAAGAGCTGATAGACAGGGTTTTAAGTTTAGTAGATGAGGGATCTCTTGAAGTCTCATCTCAACCTGAAAACTGGccgcagacagacacagacagcacTTCCTCAGATACTTCCACTGGCCTCCGTATTGACTCTGGCCCTCCTCCAGGCTCCAACCACCAGACTCTGCCCGAGATGCTGGCTGGAGGCACGCTGGAGTTCCTCTCGGTTACACGGGCTGATTTATCTGCAGAGGAGGATCACAGAGAGGGCATCACCCGTCACAGTTCATCGCCTTCCATTGTCACGTTGCCAGATAGCTCTGACCCCGCCACCCCGGATCACAACCTTCGGGTGGACGACCCTCAGGCCCGTAAACGTAGCCATAGCAGCACCCAGCTCAGCCTTAAAGGGAAGATCATGGAGAGGCTGGCAGACAAATCTCCAGGAGCCAAACCCAAGATCAAGAAGTCcaagaggaaagaggaggagaggcagagaaagaTCGCAAACCAAGCTGAAAAATTACGGCCACCCAGTATTTTCTTCGGGGACAGCCTGGATCTGGAGAACTGGTACAGCTGTGGGGAAGGTGAGGTGTCAGAGATCGAGAGTGACACTGGTTCACCCAGCGGGGGCTCTACTGGGACTGTTGGAGGGGTCAGTGTCACAGGACGCAGGTCATCCTCTGCCCCACCTCGTTTTAACATCCATCCTCTCTACCAGCATGTCCTGCTCTACCTCCAGCTGTACGACTCCTCCCGGGCCCTCCACGCCCTGTCAGCCATCGCAGCCATGCTAAGAGCCGCTCCCTCAGGGTTTGTAAGTGCCATCTCCACCACCAGCATCAACAACACTTACACTCCACAGCTCTCCTTACTCCAAAACCTTCTAGCCCGCCACAGGGTCTCCGTCATGGGTAAAGACTTCTACTGCCCTATTCCCCAGGACTCCCACTCCCACTCTTTCCGCAGCGCCATGTACCTGGAGATCATCATATCACTCTGTCTCTACTTCCTAAGAAGTTATTACTCTGCCCACCTGGCTGCAGGCTCTCAGGACTTGGCAGGGAACCGGGCCATGCAGCTGACCAGTGTGGAGGTCCTAACTCTCCTTTTCAGCGAGCTAGCCAAAGCCACCGGTAGCTCGGCTAAGGGCTTCGCTTGTTTCATTAGCGATGTCCTCTCTAAGTGCAAAGTTCAGAAAGTGGTTCTTCACTGCCTGCTCTCCTCCATATTCAGCGCACAGAAGTGGCACGAGCAGCGGGTGGCAGGGGTGAATGTGGCCACAGTGGAGGAAGGCCTGTCAGAGGACAGTGTTATCAATCTGTCAGAGGACCAGATAGACAGCTGCAGCGCTGTCCAGTCTCAGCTGCTCAGACTTCTGCAGAGTCTCGTTGTACTTGAGCATAGAGTGCTGGTGCCAGCCGATGAAGGGGGAGAAGGAGGACCTGTTGGAGGAGGGGCAGGAGGTGGAGGAACGGGAGGTGGCTCCGGGGCCGGGTTTGAGATCCTGGGTGGGGAAGTGGAGCATGTCAACCCTCAGCAGCCAATGACATCACTGCAGTACCTTCATGGACAGCCTATCACAGCGCAGGGTATGTTCCTGTGTGCAGTGATCAGAGCGCTGCATCAGCATCATGCGTGTAAGATGCATCCCCAGTGGATAGGACTCATCACAGCCACCCTGCCGTACATGGGGAGGGTGCTGAGGAGGGTGGTGGCCTCAGTCACTCTGCAGCTTTGCAGGAACCTGGACAATCTTCTGCAGCAGTACCGCTACGAGACTGGAATAACTGAAAACAG ACCCCAATGGATGGCTCTCTGCATCCCTCCTGACCTCATTCTGACCGTGCTGGAGGGGGTGACAGCCATCATCCATTACTGCCTGCTGGATCCCACTTCCCAGTACCACCAG TTACAAGTGAGTGTTGACCAGAAGCACCTGGCTGAGGCTCGTTCAGGAATCCTCTCCATCCTCCACACCATCATGTCTTCTGTCACCCTGCTATGGAGCGTCCTCCACCAGGCTGACAACTCCGACAGGCCAGCTGCTGCCTCCGCTGCCTCCACGTCCAACATCAACCTGGGCTCTACTAAG AACCTCCGGCAACAAATCCTGGAGTTGCTGGGTCCAATCTCCATGAACCACGGTGCTCACTTCATGGCAGCAATTGCTTATGTTTGGAATGAGAGGAAACAGATCAAGACTCCAGTCAGAAATAAG GTGATTCCTGTAGCCAGTGaggagcagctgctgctggttgAGCTGGTTCGTTCAGTGAGCGCCATGCGCACTGAGACGGTCATGCAGACGGTCAAAGAGGTCCTGAAGCAGCCGCCTGCCATTGCAAAGGACAAG AAGCACCTCTCTTTGGAGGTCTGCATGCTGCAGTTCTTCTATGCCTACGTCCAGAG GATCCCTGTGTCCAGTTTAGTTGATAGTTGGCCATCTCTGCTGGCACTGCTGAAGGACTCAGTACCGTTAGGACTGCCTGCCCCTGGGCAGTTTCTTATACTGGG AGTTCTGAATGAGTTCATTTTGAAGAATCCCAATCTGGAGAGCAAGAAGGACCAACGGGAGCTGCAG GATGTGACCCATAAGGTGGTGGAGGCCATCGGGACAATTGCAGGCTCCTCTCTGGAGCAAACCACGTGGCTGAGGAGAAACCTGGAGGTTAAAGCCTCTCCTCAGATAGTTGTGGATGGAACCAACCTGGAAGCAGATGTAGAAG aTTTAATGCTCACAGTGATGGAGGCCTCCAGCTTCACTCCATCAGTGTACAGCGTTCACGCCCTTACACTGTTGGCCGAG GTGCTGGCTCATCTGTTGGACATGGTGTTCTACAGTGATGAGAAAGAGCGGGTGATCCCACTGCTGGTTAATATCATGCACTATGTAGTGCCCTACCTCCGCAACCACAG TGCTCACAACGCCCCCAGCTACCGGGCCTGCATCCAACTGCTGAGCAGCCTCAGTGGGTACCAGTACACCCGGCGTGCCTGGAAGAAGGAGGCCTTCGACCTTTTCATGGACCACACCTTCTTCCAGATGGACTCCTCCTGCGTCAGCCA CTGGAGAGCCATCATTGACCACTTGATGACTCATGACAAGACCACATTCCGAGACCTCATGA CTCGGGTGGCTGTAGCCCAGAGCAGCTCTCTGAGTCTGTTCACCAACAGAGATGCTGAGCTGGAGCAGAGAGCCATGCTGCTCAAACGCCTGGCTTTCACCATCTACAGCAGCGAAGTGGACCAGTACCAGAAATACCTGCCAGACATACAAG AGCGTCTGGTGGAGAGCCTGCGTCTGCCTCAGGTGCCCATCCTCCATGCTCAGGTGTTCCTGTTCTtcagagtgctgctgctgcgcATGTCACCTCAACACCTCACCTCTCTGTGGCCCACCATGATCACTGAACTG GTTCAGGTGTTTCTTCTGATGGAGCAGGAGCTAACGGCCGATGAAGACATATCAAG AACATCAGGGCCGTCCGTGGCTGGGTTGGAAACCACGTACTCTGGTGGAAACGGCTTCTCCACTTCCTACAACAGCCAACGCTGGCTCAACCTCTACCTGTCTGCCTGCAAGCTCCTGGACCTGGCTTTGGCCCTGCCTCCTGAGAGCCTGCCTCAGTTCCAGAT GTACCGCTGGGCTTTCATCCCAGAGGCTTCAGATGATTCAGGGTTGGAAGTGAGACGTCAGGGGACTCACCAGAGAGAGTTTAAACCCTACGTGGTCCGACTGGCCAAGCTACTGAGGAAACGAGCCAAG AAAAACCCAGAGGAGGACTGCTCTACCAGAACTCTGTCCTGGGAGCCAGGTCACCTGATGCTGACCCTCTATGTGATCCGCAGCATGGAGCAGCTGCTACCTTTCTTCAACCTGCTCAGCCAGGTGTTCAGCAGCAAGGCCAGCAGCCGCACAGGTCCCGCCTTCACCCACAACCCCGCAGACGCCTCCTTCCCCAGCAGCAAGGAGGGCCACAAACTAGAGAGCCAGAAAGTGTTCTGGAGTCGAGCTCGACAGAACATCGAGGAGATGGTGGAAAAAGACTTTCTCGAGGGTTTAATCAAGACGTGA